Proteins encoded in a region of the Bubalus bubalis isolate 160015118507 breed Murrah chromosome 9, NDDB_SH_1, whole genome shotgun sequence genome:
- the COLGALT1 gene encoding procollagen galactosyltransferase 1 isoform X2: MVATDHNADNTSAVLREWLVAVKGLYHSVEWRPSEEPRSYPDEEGPKHWSDSRYEHVMKLRQAALKSARDMWADYILFVDADNLILNPDTLTLLIAENKTVVAPMLDSRAAYSNFWCGMTSQGYYKRTPAYIPIRKRERRGCFAVPMVHSTFLIDLRKAASRNLAFYPPHPDYTWSFDDIIVFAFSCKQAEVQMYVCNKEVYGFLPVPLRSHSTLQDEAESFMHVQLEVMVKHPPSEPSRFISVPTKTPDKMGFDEVFMINLKRRQDRRERMLRALEEQEIACRLVEAVDGKAMNTSQVEALGIQMLPGYRDPYHGRPLTKGELGCFLSHYNIWKEVVDRGLQKSLVFEDDLRFEIFFKRRLMNLMRDVEREGLDWDLIYVGRKRMQVEHPEKAVPRVRNLVEADYSYWTLAYVISLQGARKLLAARPLSKMLPVDEFLPVMFDKHPVSEYKAHFSPRDLRAFSVEPLLIYPTHYTGDDGYVSDTETSVVWNNEHVKTDWDRAKSQKMREQQALSREAKNSDVLQSPLDSAARDEL; this comes from the exons at GGTGGCCACAGACCACAATGCAGACAACACGTCGGCAGTGCTTCGGGAGTGGCTGGTGGCTGTGAAGGGATTGTACCACTCTGTGGAGTGGCGGCCATCGGAGGAGCCCAG GTCGTACCCAGATGAGGAGGGCCCCAAACACTGGTCTGACTCACGCTACGAGCATGTCATGAAGTTACGCCAGGCGGCTCTGAAATCAGCCCGGGATATGTGGGCTGATTACATCCTG TTTGTAGATGCCGACAACCTGATCCTCAACCCTGACACACTGACCCTGCTCATCGCAGAGAACAAGACGGTGGTGGCCCCCATGTTGGATTCCCGGGCTGCGTACTCCAACTTCTGGTGTGGGATGACATCCCAG GGCTACTACAAGCGCACGCCTGCCTACATCCCCATCCGCAAGCGGGAGCGCCGGGGCTGCTTTGCAGTCCCCATGGTGCACTCGACCTTCCTGATCGACCTGCGGAAGGCGGCATCCAGGAACTTGGCCTTCTACCCTCCGCACCCTGACTACACCTGGTCCTTTGATGACATCATTGTTTTTGCCTTCTCCTGCAAGCAGGCAG AGGTCCAGATGTATGTCTGCAACAAGGAAGTGTACGGCTTTCTGCCGGTGCCATTGCGGTCACACAGCACCCTCCAGGACGAGGCCGAGAGCTTCATGCACGTGCAGCTGGAGGTCATGG TGAAGCACCCACCCTCGGAGCCCTCGCGGTTCATCTCAGTGCCCACCAAGACGCCAGACAAGATGGGCTTTGACGAG GTCTTCATGATCAACCTGAAGCGGCGGCAGGACCGGCGGGAACGCATGCTGCGGGCCCTGGAAGAGCAGGAGATAGCGTGCCGGCTGGTGGAGGCTGTGGACGGCAA AGCCATGAACACCAGCCAGGTGGAGGCTCTGGGCATCCAGATGCTGCCGGGCTACCGGGACCCCTACCATGGGCGGCCCCTCACCAAGGGCGAACTGGGCTGCTTCCTCAGCCACTATAACATCTGGAAGGAG GTTGTGGACCGCGGGCTGCAGAAATCACTCGTGTTTGAGGATGACCTACGCTTCGAGATCTTCTTCAAGAGGCGACTGATGAACCTTATGCGGGATGTGGAGCGGGAGGGTCTGGACTGGGACCTCAT CTACGTGGGCCGGAAGCGGATGCAGGTGGAGCACCCTGAGAAGGCTGTGCCCCGCGTGAGGAACCTGGTGGAGGCCGACTACTCGTACTGGACCCTGGCCTACGTGATCTCCCTGCAAGGCGCCCGCAAGCTGCTGGCTGCCCGGCCGCTCTCCAAAATGCTGCCGGTGGACGAGTTCTTGCCAGTCATGTTCGACAAGCACCCAGT GTCTGAATACAAGGCCCACTTCTCCCCTCGGGACCTGCGCGCCTTCTCCGTGGAGCCCCTGCTCATCTACCCCACGCACTACACAGGGGACGACGGGTACGTGAGCGACACAGAGACCTCAGTCGTGTGGAACAACGAGCACGTCAAGACCGACTGGGACCGCGCCAAGTCTCAGAAGATGCGGGAACAGCAGGCCCTGAGCCGCGAGGCCAAGAACTCTGACGTGCTCCAGTCCCCGCTGGACAGTGCCGCCCGGGATGAGCTCTGA